One segment of Panicum virgatum strain AP13 chromosome 3K, P.virgatum_v5, whole genome shotgun sequence DNA contains the following:
- the LOC120699964 gene encoding B3 domain-containing protein LOC_Os12g40080-like isoform X1, translating into MPCSIQLITVRDAVKISQIILKQCTVLLSLLGYQNTVQDHRRGGNRMNKSHTVCKECIANHYWHHMDDRKRFFKVLMGDFKNGLTIPRKFVANIREHLSEEVKLEAPDGKTYTVQVAREHNELVLRSGWSDFSCAYELKLGDLLVFRNSDKSHFKVRIFDPSGCEKELSCVLMDGGPCVQERKVSNGNHMQSSTGKRFAIGNPSVSKKTSKTNPTDSPSQKKNEHVPSSEGTQKPTNSGGGVQKRTKSCIVLPTGYDMTSEQRAQITTLEQKIQPEPPFYITAMHRRSVVSGILAISKDYAMKHLANKSGIIQLSQLDGSKTWAINLDITTKGDCAVSTGWMDFIRDNKLREGDICIFQPSKSKNGVTLIYHPLEENHRLQPLGHIPSTKTMSPRHGVPKPPYILPWRRTLSDQQMSELDKKVEAIQSKIPIYVAVMHNSNTARNNMCLLEFGRDYATKYLPPESQTMRLRRPGPFKDGTWEAVLRVQNRRYILGRGWRQFVDDNKLKPGDLCLFNLMTNTKQLTMNVHIIRLRERSTTRLVDRHQSCSC; encoded by the exons ATGCCTTGCTCCAttcaattaattactgtcagAGATGCTGTAAAAATCTCCCAAATCATACTGAAGCAGTGCACAGTGCTATTGTCCTTACTCGGCTATCAAAACACAGTTCAG GATCATAGGAGAGGAGGTAACAGGATGAACAAATCTCACACTGTGTGCAAGGAGTGTATTGCAAACCATTATTGGCACCACATGGATGACCGGAAGCGTTTCTTCAAGGTTTTGATGGGTGATTTCAAAAATGGACTG ACCATACCGAGAAAGTTTGTGGCCAACATCAGAGAGCATTTATCTGAAGAAGTCAAACTAGAGGCACCAGATGGCAAAACATATACTGTTCAGGTTGCTAGAGAACATAATGAATTGGTCCTTCGGTCTGGATGGTCAGATTTTTCCTGTGCTTATGAACTTAAATTAGGCGACTTATTAGTGTTCAGAAACAGTGATAAATCCCACTTCAAAGTCCGAATATTTGATCCAAGTGGTTGTGAGAAAGAGCTTTCCTGTGTTCTGATGGATGGTGGTCCTTGTGTGCAAGAAAGGAAAGTTTCTAATGGTAATCATATGCAGTCATCAACAGGCAAAAGGTTTGCAATTGGTAACCCAAGCGTCAGTAAGAAAACTTCGAAGACAAACCCAACCGACTCTCCTTCACAGAAAAAAA ATGAACATGTCCCATCTTCTGAAGGCACTCAGAAGCCCACGAATTCAGGTGGTGGCGTCCAGAAGCGCACCAAGTCTTGCATTGTCTTGCCAACTGGATACGATATGACAAGTGAGCAAAGAGCTCAAATTACCACCCTTGAGCAGAAAATTCAACCCGAACCTCCTTTTTACATCACAGCCATGCACAGGAGAAGTGTGGTTTCTGGAATTCTG GCCATCTCCAAGGATTATGCCATGAAACACCTCGCAAACAAAAGTGGGATCATCCAGCTTTCTCAGCTTGATGGTAGCAAGACATGGGCCATAAATTTGGACATAACCACTAAAGGGGACTGCGCTGTGTCTACTGGCTGGATGGACTTCATTCGCGATAATAAGTTGCGAGAAGGTGATATCTGCATTTTTCAACCATCAAAGAGCAAGAATGGAGTGACACTGATATATCATCCTCTTGAAGAAAACCATCGCCTGCAGCCACTAG GACATATCCCTTCAACTAAGACCATGAGTCCTAGGCATGGAGTCCCTAAGCCCCCATACATATTACCGTGGCGCAGAACTCTGAGTGATCAGCAGATGAGTGAATTGGACAAGAAAGTTGAAGCTATTCAGTCCAAGATCCCCATTTATGTGGCCGTTATGCATAATTCCAATACTGCCCGCAACAACATGTGCCTTTTG GAATTCGGTAGAGACTACGCAACAAAGTATCTTCCTCCTGAGAGCCAGACTATGAGGCTTCGACGCCCGGGTCCCTTCAAGGACGGTACATGGGAGGCTGTACTCCGGGTCCAGAACAGGAGGTACATCCTTGGTCGAGGCTGGAGGCAGTTTGTGGATGACAACAAGCTGAAACCAGGCGACCTCTGCCTCTTCAACCTGATGACAAACACAAAGCAGCTGACAATGAACGTCCACATTATCCGACTCCGAGAGAGGTCGACTACTCGATTAGTTGATCGGCACCAGAGCTGTTCGTGCTGA
- the LOC120699963 gene encoding uncharacterized protein LOC120699963, whose amino-acid sequence MHLSLWKPLSHCAAILLAKNHRRRGGGSGRHGGHGSNGHRDDPSSFLRQLRDTLDAASEDGFLHPLPDSAGADADAAVSRSRSLARLRAQRDFLRATALAAAAGPFRSLSDLPLLSHAIATFLAMYPDYASTADVDRLRVDHYSHLDAPGAGKVCLDYCGFGLFDSSWDSSSSSFTLHGLNANLSNHALYGGAEPGTVENDIKERILEYLNVPASEYALVFTVSRGSAFRLLAECYPFETNRRLLTMFDHESQSVNWMAQSARAKGAKTPTAWFRWPTLKLCSTELRKEIVGKKKGRRRDAAVGLFVFPAQSRVTGAKYSYQWMALAQQNGWHVMLDAGALGPKDMDSLGLSLFRPDFIITSFYRVFGADPTGFGCLLIKKSVIGSLQGRNGCNASAMVRIVPVFPQYLSDSVDGFDAFDELEDDSGINRDEKPASNAQNGLQLPAFSGVYTSAQVRETFENDPGRDSSSDRDGASTIFEETESISMGEVMRSPAFSEDCSSENSFWVDVGQSPLGSEKSGQFNKGKLGSPLPSSWFNGRKCNKRMSPNLTSRISRSPLYDGNVISFDAVVLSVSQDADCLKEDPEEEFFENGRRTHFRQVSEIQEEPDVEEVACQHGMNGGAEHKESAIRRETEGEFRLLGGRDGNNRFTGGRLFGVEDIGGGLSMGCRVSFSTEANIIADRMNRASDAAEASGYTFRDDDGCATDGYDDAQDWGRREPEIICRHIDHVDMMGLNRTTLRLRYLINWLVTSLLQLKLPDSKGGDELPLVHIYGPKIKYERGAAVAFNVKQSDGTFVNAEVVQKIAEKNGISVGIGFLSHIKLDMNQKQLNGMLDIPEASFYKNGRRDNKKVTVRVEVVTASLGFLTNFEDVYKMWAFVAKFLDPSFLESELLTISADHSEGQT is encoded by the coding sequence ATGCATCTGTCGCTATGGAAGCCGCTCTCCCACTGCGCCGCCATCCTCCTCGCCAAGAACCACCGGCGTCGCGGCGGTGGGAgcggccggcacggcggccACGGTAGCAACGGCCACCGTGACGACCCGTCCTCATTCCTCCGGCAGCTGCGGGACACGCTGGATGCGGCATCGGAGGACGGCTTCCTCCACCCGCTGCCGGACTCCGCCGGAGCCGATGCGGACGCCGCCGtgtcccgctcccgctccctgGCGCGCCTGCGCGCGCAGCGGGACTTCCTGCGCgccaccgccctcgccgccgccgccgggcctttCCGGTCGCTCTCCGACCTCCCGTTGCTCTCCCACGCCATCGCCACCTTCCTCGCCATGTACCCGGACTATGCTTCAACCGCCGATGTCGACCGTCTTCGCGTCGACCATTACTCCCACCTCGACGCACCTGGTGCCGGCAAGGTTTGCCTAGATTACTGCGGCTTCGGCCTCTTCGACTCTAGCTGGGATTCTTCTTCGTCGTCCTTCACATTGCACGGGCTCAATGCCAATTTGAGCAACCATGCGCTCTATGGGGGTGCGGAGCCTGGCACTGTGGAGAATGATATCAAAGAGCGCATCTTGGAGTACCTCAATGTGCCAGCCAGCGAGTATGCACTGGTTTTTACAGTGAGCCGAGGGTCGGCATTTCGGCTGCTTGCTGAATGCTACCCCTTCGAGACCAACCGCAGGTTGCTGACGATGTTCGACCATGAGAGCCAGTCAGTCAACTGGATGGCGCAGAGTGCACGGGCAAAGGGTGCCAAGACGCCCACCGCATGGTTCCGTTGGCCAACACTGAAGCTCTGCTCGACGGAGCTGCGGAAGGAGATTGTGGGCAAGAAGAAGGGTCGGCGACGGGATGCTGCAGTTGGGTTGTTTGTTTTCCCTGCGCAGTCTCGGGTGACCGGCGCCAAGTACTCCTACCAGTGGATGGCACTGGCACAGCAGAATGGGTGGCATGTGATGCTTGATGCTGGTGCACTTGGTCCCAAGGACATGGATTCGCTGGGGCTCTCGCTGTTTCGGCCGGACTTCATTATAACTTCATTCTACAGGGTGTTTGGTGCAGATCCGACTGGGTTTGGTTGCCTTCTAATCAAGAAGTCGGTAATTGGGAGCTTACAGGGGAGAAACGGGTGTAATGCGTCGGCGATGGTGAGGATTGTTCCTGTGTTTCCACAGTATCTCAGTGACTCAGTCGATGGGTTTGATGCATTTGATGAGCTTGAAGATGACTCGGGCATTAACAGAGATGAAAAGCCAGCTTCTAATGCTCAAAATGGGTTGCAACTGCCAGCATTTTCAGGTGTTTACACGTCTGCTCAGGTTAGAGAGACTTTTGAGAATGATCCTGGTCGTGACAGCAGCTCGGATAGGGATGGGGCAAGCACCATCTTTGAAGAAACTGAGAGCATCTCGATGGGTGAGGTCATGAGGAGTCCAGCATTCAGTGAGGACTGTTCATCAGAAAACTCTTTCTGGGTTGATGTTGGCCAGAGCCCGTTGGGGTCAGAGAAATCTGGCCAATTCAATAAAGGGAAGCTGGGATCACCATTACCGTCTTCTTGGTTTAACGGAAGAAAGTGTAACAAGAGGATGTCACCAAACTTAACCTCCAGGATATCGAGAAGCCCACTTTATGATGGTAATGTGATTTCTTTCGATGCAGTTGTGCTATCAGTATCTCAAGATGCAGACTGCCTCAAGGAAGACCCTGAAgaagaattttttgagaatggTCGGAGAACTCATTTCAGGCAGGTTAGTGAGATCCAAGAGGAGCCCGATGTCGAAGAGGTAGCATGCCAACATGGTATGAACGGGGGTGCAGAGCACAAAGAAAGTGCTATAAGGAGGGAGACTGAAGGGGAGTTCCGGCTGCTGGGAGGGAGGGATGGCAACAACAGATTCACTGGGGGGCGACTCTTTGGTGTTGAAGATATCGGTggaggtttaagcatggggtgCAGAGTTTCATTCAGCACAGAGGCTAATATTATTGCTGACAGGATGAACCGGGCTTCGGATGCTGCGGAAGCTTCTGGATATACATTCCGAGATGATGATGGTTGTGCAACTGATGGATATGATGATGCTCAGGATTGGGGCAGGAGGGAGCCAGAGATAATTTGCAGGCACATTGATCATGTTGATATGATGGGGCTCAACAGAACTACTCTTAGATTAAGATACTTGATCAATTGGCTAGTAACTTCACTTTTGCAGCTAAAGTTGCCAGACTCTAAAGGTGGTGACGAACTCCCTCTTGTCCACATCTATGGTCCCAAGATTAAGTATGAAAGGGGAGCAGCTGTTGCTTTTAATGTGAAGCAAAGTGATGGAACATTTGTTAATGCTGAAGTTGTTCAAAAGATTGCTGAGAAAAATGGCATATCTGTTGGCATTGGTTTTCTCAGTCATATAAAATTAGATATGAACCAAAAACAGTTAAATGGCATGCTCGATATACCTGAGGCTTCCTTTTATAAGAATGGACGCAGAGACAATAAAAAGGTGACTGTAAGAGTTGAAGTCGTGACTGCTTCACTTGGCTTCcttactaactttgaagatgtTTACAAGATGTGGGCTTTTGTTGCCAAGTTCTTAGATCCTTCGTTTCTTGAAAGTGAGCTCCTTACAATTTCTGCTGACCACTCGGAAGGACAAACCTGA
- the LOC120699964 gene encoding B3 domain-containing protein LOC_Os12g40080-like isoform X2, whose translation MNKSHTVCKECIANHYWHHMDDRKRFFKVLMGDFKNGLTIPRKFVANIREHLSEEVKLEAPDGKTYTVQVAREHNELVLRSGWSDFSCAYELKLGDLLVFRNSDKSHFKVRIFDPSGCEKELSCVLMDGGPCVQERKVSNGNHMQSSTGKRFAIGNPSVSKKTSKTNPTDSPSQKKNEHVPSSEGTQKPTNSGGGVQKRTKSCIVLPTGYDMTSEQRAQITTLEQKIQPEPPFYITAMHRRSVVSGILAISKDYAMKHLANKSGIIQLSQLDGSKTWAINLDITTKGDCAVSTGWMDFIRDNKLREGDICIFQPSKSKNGVTLIYHPLEENHRLQPLGHIPSTKTMSPRHGVPKPPYILPWRRTLSDQQMSELDKKVEAIQSKIPIYVAVMHNSNTARNNMCLLEFGRDYATKYLPPESQTMRLRRPGPFKDGTWEAVLRVQNRRYILGRGWRQFVDDNKLKPGDLCLFNLMTNTKQLTMNVHIIRLRERSTTRLVDRHQSCSC comes from the exons ATGAACAAATCTCACACTGTGTGCAAGGAGTGTATTGCAAACCATTATTGGCACCACATGGATGACCGGAAGCGTTTCTTCAAGGTTTTGATGGGTGATTTCAAAAATGGACTG ACCATACCGAGAAAGTTTGTGGCCAACATCAGAGAGCATTTATCTGAAGAAGTCAAACTAGAGGCACCAGATGGCAAAACATATACTGTTCAGGTTGCTAGAGAACATAATGAATTGGTCCTTCGGTCTGGATGGTCAGATTTTTCCTGTGCTTATGAACTTAAATTAGGCGACTTATTAGTGTTCAGAAACAGTGATAAATCCCACTTCAAAGTCCGAATATTTGATCCAAGTGGTTGTGAGAAAGAGCTTTCCTGTGTTCTGATGGATGGTGGTCCTTGTGTGCAAGAAAGGAAAGTTTCTAATGGTAATCATATGCAGTCATCAACAGGCAAAAGGTTTGCAATTGGTAACCCAAGCGTCAGTAAGAAAACTTCGAAGACAAACCCAACCGACTCTCCTTCACAGAAAAAAA ATGAACATGTCCCATCTTCTGAAGGCACTCAGAAGCCCACGAATTCAGGTGGTGGCGTCCAGAAGCGCACCAAGTCTTGCATTGTCTTGCCAACTGGATACGATATGACAAGTGAGCAAAGAGCTCAAATTACCACCCTTGAGCAGAAAATTCAACCCGAACCTCCTTTTTACATCACAGCCATGCACAGGAGAAGTGTGGTTTCTGGAATTCTG GCCATCTCCAAGGATTATGCCATGAAACACCTCGCAAACAAAAGTGGGATCATCCAGCTTTCTCAGCTTGATGGTAGCAAGACATGGGCCATAAATTTGGACATAACCACTAAAGGGGACTGCGCTGTGTCTACTGGCTGGATGGACTTCATTCGCGATAATAAGTTGCGAGAAGGTGATATCTGCATTTTTCAACCATCAAAGAGCAAGAATGGAGTGACACTGATATATCATCCTCTTGAAGAAAACCATCGCCTGCAGCCACTAG GACATATCCCTTCAACTAAGACCATGAGTCCTAGGCATGGAGTCCCTAAGCCCCCATACATATTACCGTGGCGCAGAACTCTGAGTGATCAGCAGATGAGTGAATTGGACAAGAAAGTTGAAGCTATTCAGTCCAAGATCCCCATTTATGTGGCCGTTATGCATAATTCCAATACTGCCCGCAACAACATGTGCCTTTTG GAATTCGGTAGAGACTACGCAACAAAGTATCTTCCTCCTGAGAGCCAGACTATGAGGCTTCGACGCCCGGGTCCCTTCAAGGACGGTACATGGGAGGCTGTACTCCGGGTCCAGAACAGGAGGTACATCCTTGGTCGAGGCTGGAGGCAGTTTGTGGATGACAACAAGCTGAAACCAGGCGACCTCTGCCTCTTCAACCTGATGACAAACACAAAGCAGCTGACAATGAACGTCCACATTATCCGACTCCGAGAGAGGTCGACTACTCGATTAGTTGATCGGCACCAGAGCTGTTCGTGCTGA
- the LOC120699966 gene encoding B3 domain-containing protein LOC_Os12g40080-like: MASQDHEVHGMSAHEMSGNCCKRCSHCDSHYYWHHLDDRQKHFFKLMLGDFQQQMIVPEKFAKNFRGQISGVVKLEAPDGNLYKVNVSQDLNKLVFRYGWGAFCSAYELEQGDMLVFRYSGDSHFKVLIFDQSGCEKEFFRVVMNPTCSVRRRGIPHEQSPSGEGLARHRTDELNHSRKASKMTPADSPSQRSTEEMAYPEDTVKPMDSGVFQTSSESRAILAKGCILTSAQKAKLDAFQKKIRPGNPLYVTNMNKTNLSNGYMVICKDYSDKYLPHEDQAITLCHPPGSRKRDANLKISAEGAYIFSNGWRSLARDHELQDGDACAFEASTSEGRVTLSVHPLQGSYNPPESGASAPLELDIHSGYMVSKHTNLTPEQKKRVLEKLREIQAKTFVFVTAKKRGNDSMCFNKDFAMEHLPRVPQTVRLRRPGVSCSWEAQLQVRNEGKVHLLRRGWKQFVDDNALRQGDLCLFQPLGGGGCEDDGELAMNVHILRGH, encoded by the exons ATGGCGTCTCAAGATCATGAGGTCCATGGCATGAGCGCCCACGAGATGAGCGGCAACTGCTGCAAGAGATGCAGCCACTGCGACTCGCATTACTACTGGCATCATCTGGATGATCGGCAGAAGCATTTCTTCAAGCTCATGCTCGGCGATTTCCAGCAGCAGATG ATCGTACCGGAGAAATTTGCTAAGAATTTCAGAGGCCAGATCTCTGGAGTGGTCAAGCTGGAAGCTCCTGATGGAAACTTATACAAAGTCAATGTTTCACAAGATCTGAACAAGTTAGTTTTCAGGTATGGGTGGGGGGCATTTTGCAGCGCTTATGAACTGGAGCAGGGTGACATGCTGGTGTTCAGATACAGTGGGGACTCCCACTTCAAGGTCCTCATCTTTGATCAGAGTGGATGCGAGAAAGAATTCTTCCGCGTCGTCATGAATCCCACTTGCAGTGTCCGACGACGGGGAATTCCTCATGAACAATCTCCATCAGGGGAAGGGTTAGCGCGGCATCGAACCGATGAACTGAACCACAGCAGAAAAGCTTCAAAGATGACTCCAGCAGACTCACCTTCACAGAGATCAA CTGAAGAAATGGCATATCCAGAGGATACTGTAAAGCCCATGGATTCAGGTGTATTTCAGACATCCTCCGAATCGCGCGCTATCTTAGCAAAGGGCTGCATCCTGACTAGTGCGCAGAAggcgaaactcgatgcatttcAGAAGAAAATTAGGCCTGGGAATCCACTGTATGTCACAAACATGAACAAGACCAATCTGTCTAATGGATATATG GTCATTTGCAAGGACTACTCTGATAAGTACCTCCCACATGAAGATCAAGCCATCACGCTGTGTCACCCTCCTGGTAGCAGGAAACGGGATGCAAATCTGAAGATCTCTGCTGAAGGCGCGTACATCTTCTCCAATGGCTGGCGGAGCTTGGCTCGCGACCACGAGTTGCAGGATGGCGATGCCTGCGCATTCGAAGCATCGACGAGCGAGGGGCGAGTGACACTGTCGGTGCATCCTCTTCAAGGAAGCTACAATCCACCAG AATCAGGCGCTTCAGCACCCCTGGAGCTAGACATCCATTCAGGTTACATGGTGAGCAAACACACAAATCTAACGCCGGAGCAGAAGAAGAGAGTCCTTGAGAAACTACGGGAAATTCAGGCTAAAACCTTCGTCTTCGTGACGGCCAAAAAGCGTGGCAACGACAGCATG TGCTTCAACAAGGACTTCGCCATGGAGCACCTACCCCGGGTGCCGCAGAcggtgcggctgcggcggccgggcgtGAGCTGCAGCTGGGAGGCTCAGCTGCAGGTCAGGAACGAGGGCAAGGTgcacctgctccgccgcgggtGGAAGCAGTTTGTCGACGACAACGCGCTGCGGCAGGGCGACCTGTGCTTGTTCCAgccgctcggcggcggcggctgcgaggaCGACGGCGAGCTCGCCATGAACGTCCACATCCTTCGCGGACACTGA
- the LOC120699964 gene encoding B3 domain-containing protein LOC_Os12g40080-like isoform X3 has translation MPCSIQLITVRDAVKISQIILKQCTVLLSLLGYQNTVQTIPRKFVANIREHLSEEVKLEAPDGKTYTVQVAREHNELVLRSGWSDFSCAYELKLGDLLVFRNSDKSHFKVRIFDPSGCEKELSCVLMDGGPCVQERKVSNGNHMQSSTGKRFAIGNPSVSKKTSKTNPTDSPSQKKNEHVPSSEGTQKPTNSGGGVQKRTKSCIVLPTGYDMTSEQRAQITTLEQKIQPEPPFYITAMHRRSVVSGILAISKDYAMKHLANKSGIIQLSQLDGSKTWAINLDITTKGDCAVSTGWMDFIRDNKLREGDICIFQPSKSKNGVTLIYHPLEENHRLQPLGHIPSTKTMSPRHGVPKPPYILPWRRTLSDQQMSELDKKVEAIQSKIPIYVAVMHNSNTARNNMCLLEFGRDYATKYLPPESQTMRLRRPGPFKDGTWEAVLRVQNRRYILGRGWRQFVDDNKLKPGDLCLFNLMTNTKQLTMNVHIIRLRERSTTRLVDRHQSCSC, from the exons ATGCCTTGCTCCAttcaattaattactgtcagAGATGCTGTAAAAATCTCCCAAATCATACTGAAGCAGTGCACAGTGCTATTGTCCTTACTCGGCTATCAAAACACAGTTCAG ACCATACCGAGAAAGTTTGTGGCCAACATCAGAGAGCATTTATCTGAAGAAGTCAAACTAGAGGCACCAGATGGCAAAACATATACTGTTCAGGTTGCTAGAGAACATAATGAATTGGTCCTTCGGTCTGGATGGTCAGATTTTTCCTGTGCTTATGAACTTAAATTAGGCGACTTATTAGTGTTCAGAAACAGTGATAAATCCCACTTCAAAGTCCGAATATTTGATCCAAGTGGTTGTGAGAAAGAGCTTTCCTGTGTTCTGATGGATGGTGGTCCTTGTGTGCAAGAAAGGAAAGTTTCTAATGGTAATCATATGCAGTCATCAACAGGCAAAAGGTTTGCAATTGGTAACCCAAGCGTCAGTAAGAAAACTTCGAAGACAAACCCAACCGACTCTCCTTCACAGAAAAAAA ATGAACATGTCCCATCTTCTGAAGGCACTCAGAAGCCCACGAATTCAGGTGGTGGCGTCCAGAAGCGCACCAAGTCTTGCATTGTCTTGCCAACTGGATACGATATGACAAGTGAGCAAAGAGCTCAAATTACCACCCTTGAGCAGAAAATTCAACCCGAACCTCCTTTTTACATCACAGCCATGCACAGGAGAAGTGTGGTTTCTGGAATTCTG GCCATCTCCAAGGATTATGCCATGAAACACCTCGCAAACAAAAGTGGGATCATCCAGCTTTCTCAGCTTGATGGTAGCAAGACATGGGCCATAAATTTGGACATAACCACTAAAGGGGACTGCGCTGTGTCTACTGGCTGGATGGACTTCATTCGCGATAATAAGTTGCGAGAAGGTGATATCTGCATTTTTCAACCATCAAAGAGCAAGAATGGAGTGACACTGATATATCATCCTCTTGAAGAAAACCATCGCCTGCAGCCACTAG GACATATCCCTTCAACTAAGACCATGAGTCCTAGGCATGGAGTCCCTAAGCCCCCATACATATTACCGTGGCGCAGAACTCTGAGTGATCAGCAGATGAGTGAATTGGACAAGAAAGTTGAAGCTATTCAGTCCAAGATCCCCATTTATGTGGCCGTTATGCATAATTCCAATACTGCCCGCAACAACATGTGCCTTTTG GAATTCGGTAGAGACTACGCAACAAAGTATCTTCCTCCTGAGAGCCAGACTATGAGGCTTCGACGCCCGGGTCCCTTCAAGGACGGTACATGGGAGGCTGTACTCCGGGTCCAGAACAGGAGGTACATCCTTGGTCGAGGCTGGAGGCAGTTTGTGGATGACAACAAGCTGAAACCAGGCGACCTCTGCCTCTTCAACCTGATGACAAACACAAAGCAGCTGACAATGAACGTCCACATTATCCGACTCCGAGAGAGGTCGACTACTCGATTAGTTGATCGGCACCAGAGCTGTTCGTGCTGA